In Phoenix dactylifera cultivar Barhee BC4 chromosome 1, palm_55x_up_171113_PBpolish2nd_filt_p, whole genome shotgun sequence, the genomic stretch TTACATGCTTCATCGTTGCATGTATGATAACTGAAAGATACTTGTGAGTGCTGTGTCCTGTTGCAAGTGTATATATTGGTCTGTGGGCCTGCCACAAAATAGCTATCAGTTGCATCTTCCATCACTTGATCCTAAGTTGCATTTGATATTTGCTGTTTAAACCAATGAGATATTATGAGCagaagtatatgcaaaattatatGTGTAGAAGCATATTCTTTATTCTTTAGCTAACTCTTGATGACTCTTATTTAAACAACTATTATGGTTGTCTTCTTTGTCATTGTGACAATCAAATAAGAAGTTGTTTCCAAACATATCAGCAGCTTCTTTCGATGATGACCCTGTAGCGGAATCCATATAAAATGTAGCTTGGTTTGGTTATACCACAAGGCATTATATATTCTCAGATTTTAGGCTAACAAAATGTTTTCTGTAATTAGACGTGCGGTTTTGCCTATTGCCAATTGCAGTTCCCCAACTAAGCAAATTAATTCGGAAGATACTCCGAAAGTTCAACATAGAATGATTGTAGAAGGTAGAAGGAATTGCTCTTTATATTGAAACAGATAACTGATATTGTCATAATTTTATTGTGTTAGGTGTAGTGGTTAATTATAAAGAATTTATGTGCATGATTAGAAACTCTTGGAAGGCTAAATCACATTGATTTTGTGGGTTGCATCTTGAATATTACCAAGATACTTCAATCTTAGGCTTCTCGGTCGAATCGTAGAATTTGCCAAGTCAATGCTTGGCACTTCTATCACACGAGATGCCATGTCTGACATGACCTTGATCAGGGGCCTTTTCACTTATACCAAGTCGTGAGTCAACTCAAAGTTTCAGTTCTACGAAAATATACTGACATCATGATACAAATCAGAGGACACCTTTTCTTATCGTATTTGTTAGATGGTTCAGGACACCATTTCCCTTGTTTCCACGTCAATGTAACATTATGCATTACATAATTATTAACCACTAGAGATTACACTGATGTTTTGTATGTACGCACATGTATTTGTGCATGCATGCTTGCATGGTGAGTGCATCGATGTGCTTGTGCACATGCACATGGATGCTTGTATGTTGTTTGATTTTCTGTCATTAAAACTTTTACCTGAAAAaattacccccccccccccccccccaaccaccacataaaaaaaaaaaagaagaaaaagacttCATGATGGTGGGCATGTGTGTTCATGCTGTAGTGTTTGACATGTGTTAATGCGTGAACATGTTTTTGGATACCACATTAAGCATGCAAAAATGTCTGGAATCGCCCAGAATATTTATGTACTCACTCCAGGATAAGTAACCAGGGTTAAGTGCAGATCTACTTCTATAGTAAATGAGTACGTTGAGAGCATTATAGGTCTGTAGCATTGAAGTATGTCTGCAGTAGATTTAGACCTCTCTAGAACTGTTTAATTCTCATTTTTATTCCTGCAAACCAGGTCTGGGCTTGCATTATCAGTGCTTAGAATGAATTCGAGCTAGGCTGAAGCCTGGGTTTTGAAGAAGAGTCAAGACACATCGTAATCTCATGACAGCTTGATGAACCTTTATTTGTTAGTGCTGTTCAGGGCTATTCTGTGCTCAGGCCAGGCCAGACTTGCGCAGGCCTGATTCTGAGCCCATCGTGCCTTTACACTGCTGACACTATATATCTGACAGCTACAACATATAGGATGCAAGTATTTAGATGTAGTTGTCATTGTTCAATTTCTCatggaatttaaaatttatcttCCATGAGCCTcatgatgattctaattttgGCGCGATGTGCTTCTTGTTGGGATATTTATCACATTGAACAATACCAAAACTCCCCTGacagaggaaaaaagaaaataagtgaAAAATAGTTGAATCACCAATTGACATTTCTTCTGCTACTTGTTTGTTTCCAGTATGCTACAAAGATTTAGTTTAAATTGCAAAAGAATTCAATGATGGATAGTGCCTCCAAAGTCTTGGAAATTAATTGGCATGTGCATAAGTGTCCTATTTCAGCTTGCTTcctattttcttttaatgtcagTACCCGGATGTGGTTAGTAAGTTTTGAAAAATGTGCTTTTCAAGGCTAACAACTAAACTGCTAAATGGACTATATCATCACGTATAACTTGAACTATACATATTGAACAAACAAATATAGTTTGGTTGAAGGTTCAGGTTAACCtctggcttcttttttttttttttacctcttACATATCAGTTAATATTTTTGTCTTTCAGCATAAACACGGTATATTACATGGCGCCATTTGCAACCATGATACTGGCTGTTCCAGCGACATTACTCGAAGGGGGTGGAGTTATCAACTGGTTCTACACACACCAATCAATTTGTTCATCGCTGATCATAATTTTCAGCTCAGGAGTTCTGGCCTTTTGCCTCAATTTCTCTATATTCTACGTCATCCATTCGACGACTGCCGTCACTTTCAACGTTGCAGGCAATCTCAAAGTTGGTTTCAGTTCATTACATCTTCTATCAACCTTTCACAACATTATGCTGCATCTGTAGTATTTATGTATGAACCTTTTGTTTTGCAGGTTGCGGTTGCTGTCATGGTCTCATGGTTTATCTTCCGGAACCCAATCCCTGCTCTTAATGCCATCGGATGTGCAATTACACTGTCAGGCTGCACTTTCTATGGGTATGTTAGGCACAAGCTATCCCAGCAACCTGCTGTTCCTGGAACTCCGCGAACTCCCCGCACTCCCAGGAGTCGAATGGAGATGCTTCCACTTGTAAACGATAAACAAGATAAAGTTTAGCATCACACCCATACGCACGTCGAAGGAACCTCTTCTAACTATTTATCAGCATTCATGATAGATTTAGCGTAGAGAAGAGCAATGTACAAGCTGTGTGGTCACCTTTATATCTCCAGGAAGCCGATGACCCAGTTTTCAGTCAGTTACAGGCACCATATTAAATGCAAAAGTTTCAGCAGCCGTGAGGGCTCTGGTTTTTCATTTGCCATGTAATTGTTACGGTTGTTTAAAATTATACTCGAGAAAGAgtcttttctcatttttttcctttgaacCTTATCCTACTTAGTACAGAGTTACTCTAATATTAGATGTTATGGGCTGTATCTCGGACGGCTCCTAACTGAAAGGAAACAACATATCCACCGGACTTGAACATGCCATGTAACAATGGAAAACAATGAGTCAAACATAGGCTACAGCGAATGATAAATGTCAACAGTGGCATATGGGGATGCGATCAGGTCAGGGCTTGCTTTACAAGAGATGAGCACAATGCAGCAGAGCTTATTTTTGTTAGAGAACTGAGATTTATCACGAAGCCAGGGTCATTTAAGCCAGGAGCCAGAAGTTCTTCTGCCATCGAGTGCTGACGAGATAACCTCCCATTCCCTTGCTCTGTTTCCTCACAGCCAGCGTCAGACAGTCCGCCTTGTTGATACACTGCTCCACGAAATCCTCACTGCTGCTTCTACGCATGCTACAATCACCAGCAAAAGAGATCAAGATGAAAAGAGTTGAACTGGCGATGGATTCTTCAATTTAGTGATAAGCAACAGTTCCTCCGACAAGTGTCCATCTCAAGTTATTAGAGTTCATTTAGGGCTACTTTAACTTTATGCAGCtccctctgtgtgtgtgtgtgtgtgtggattTAGTAGGGCAGTCTAATATATCTTACCAACAAAAAGGAGAAGGCTTGCCCTGGCTCAGCACCAAAACAGAAGCCTCCAGCTTCCTGACTTGGCTGAGGACAGTAGCCAGCTTGGGTCCCTGAATCACAAGGGCTTCCACCTCCACCTGAAAATGACAGTTTACAAACAAGGATGAGAAACACACacacataaataaataaataaataaaataaaataaaaaaataataaaataaaataaaataaaaaatcagcAAAATCAGAAAAAGTTTGGGCCTGCATTTTTTTCCCCTGTTCTCTCACCCCATTTCAATGGATCATAGCTCAGAAGAAGATTCTGCAGTACGCCTCGGACGTAGAAGTCTAAGAAGGTCAAATCTTACATGGTTTGAATATGAGAAACTCGGACCACTAGGAGAAGCAAAGAAGATGACCAGTCTGTTCGACCAAAATCCCTCAAATATACAGCCTTACTGGATCTTAATTTCTTTGGTTGTGGAGACAGATGAATCTATAAAGGAAGGAAAGTAGATCAAGAGAAaaggaagggaaaaaaagaacagACATTCTCTCTTTGGGCCGAACCAAGAAAATTACAAAGAAAGTAGATTAGCATACATTATTATATCTGAGGTTACCTTAATCCACTCTTTCTTTGTGCAATTTTCTCCCAATATCACTGCCTTTTGGAGAATAAATTTGAAAGTGTTCAAGAAAATtttagcctctctctctctctctctgtgtgtgtgacACGCACACACAAAAGCCAAGCATGCAGAAACATTCATCCAGAAAAATAGATCGACACTTTAAAACTGATGATTGCAATTCTCTAGTCCCCTGGAGATGCGTGCagcaaagaaaatggacatctCTAAAGCACTGCAACCGATCCTTGTAAAAGGGATAGCAAGAACCTGTAGTCCCCACAGATCCACATATCTGTGACTACTCCTTTGATCAACAACAACTTTCCTTTCCGAAAAATATAGCTTATAGTCATAATTCACTAAGTTCTATGTAGCCAAGAActaaaaggaagaaaaccttACCTCGGGCTTGCAGGCCTTGCAGAGGGAGCCGAGGGAGTTGGCGAGGCGGGCAGCCTCCTCACCTGCGCCGCCTCTGGGGTGGtgctggtggtggtggtggtggtgctggGGAGGGACGATGTGGAGGAGGGTGAGGAGGTCGCCTTTGTTGGCAACATGGGTGAGCGCCCACATCATGGCGTGCTTCGCCCGCGCGCTCTCGTCTATCACCACCATCACCCTTTTCTTCGCCACCATCATCTCTCCTCCACCTCCAACTCCCATGGCTCCCATCCCTTGCCTCTCTTTATTCCCCTTCTTCCCCCACCTCTTAGAACCACCCTTGGAATAGTAATAGTCCCAGCCTTCACTCCCACCACCAGAGCTCAGCTGCCTCAGAAATGCACTGCTTCCACTCTCCATCatcactcctctcttctccttcgtTCCTCTACTCTTACCAGTCTGCACCAGCCTTGAACAAGTGAGGGTGGTGAGGGACTGGTGCCCTTTTATTAGTGTtctttataaataataatatagatACAATGGTGGTGGGAGAAGGGAAGGGGACAAAAGTATTCAGATGGGGGAGAAGACTGGGAAGAGGAGGGGTCACGAGTGGGGATAAGACGCTGAAGACGTCGGTCATCATGTCATGAGCGTGTGTGTGTAGTCCAAAGAACGCTTATTCCTTTCAGCTCAGCGTTCAGTGGGACCAGACAGGGTTGGGAGGGAATCTTTCGATcgtttatgcaatcaattgctttggtgttttaattagtcaatttGCTCCATAACAAGGTAGGTTCTTTTTGGGTACTTTTTGCATGGCTGAGTGGAAAGGTTTGAAGATTTTGAGTGATGCTTGTGGGGAGAGAGTGCAGGGTCATTTATGCTGTTCGCAGGCCATTCCAAGAGGGTGTAGAAGAAAGCCTACTTTTGGATTTTTTACGTAAATCCATGAAGGGAAGATTGAACCTAGATACGCTTCTTTTAAGTGGATCGCAAGCAAGAAAGAGTGAAAAGAGGATTCTTTTACCGTGCCTTGGTACAAGTCTTCAATGAGTAGTAATTCTATTCATGTCGCCTTGAAGTCGATCCACCGCCCAACATAAAGGTATGCCATCTCATCCCTCAAACTACATTAAGATTTCCAATAGCTTTTAAAGGTTAAATTCTAATTTAAGAGTTAAGACAAGCTAAATGCCTAAATCTAATCACCTTCTGATGGAAGAATAAAGCATCACATCGCTTTCGTATCGGAGCTCAGTTTTCTGCCCATTTCCTCTGTAGAATCCATGAAAGGCTGAATCCTTCCGccatcaatcatcacatcaaaCAAAAGAATCAGATCAGTCGCATTAATAGAACAAAGTGGTAAAGAAAAAAGTTATCGGTTGATGCATTTTTGTAACATTTTAATACTATTAATGATatcaaagaaataaataaattgggAGAGAGGAGATTAGATGACGCCAGAAAGCTCGTGAATTGCGAACTCCAGTTCTTAAATGAATCCACCCCCCCGAACCGGGTAATTCGCCGCTGGGATCCGGCCATCACGGGCCCAACTTTTGATCCCACTATTTGCAGCCGTCCGTTGGCTCTGATGAACGGCTATGACAAGGATGATGGGTTTGGCCTGTTGGTGTATCGCACCAATGGCGTCTCTTTGCCACTGTTTTCGGGCTTTTAAATTCCGAACCAACTTTTTATTCTGACACCACCTGGGGAACCGTGGCTTTCACGGAAGGCAGCAGAGAAGAGCCCACGTTCTAAAGAATTGGAGGAGAGCAGGGTGATTCGAGCTGTGATCTCGAGGAATCTCGCATCTAAAAgagttttttctcttctttttttttctgaaatggGTATCTTGCAAAGCTTGAGCAGCCGCTGGCCAGCGTCTCAGAAATAGAAGGAGCCTGCTATGATAAGGTGCCCTATAGTCGCCACATAGAATACCATCCAATCAGCAGCATAATCGGTGTAGATATATTTGATGACATATAAAGTAATAAGATAATTATTTCAGAATCCTCTTTTAGAATTACATTATGTGCTCGTAATACAAGATTGGTATAAGCCAATCCCTTCGATAGAGCTCTTGATTTAGTCGATGGAACTGTTATATCATACAATATGGATCCACCAAGTAgggtgtaataaccccaaaattttttttatataaaaagagatagaatagtcctttaaaattgatataaggggtaaaattggaaggaatcaaaaaataatggcatagttgtagatatgttgaagtggcaagggcaaaatgggaaattaataatattaaaaaaagggtgaatagtgttttgatgtgatttaattggagggtttgagctggctcacgggagtgaaacagagagaagaggggaagggttctcagacgacacagagagaaagaaaaagagaagaagaagaagaaaaaagaagaaggaagagggattcGAGGTGGAAGGgagtcccggttgcacttccagctgaaggaaaaagtgtagatctccttctcctctacgcaaggacctcgatttccaaaaagaaaaaggtaaatatccatccctatctagtcttttgatgacattaggctatacaaagggtggatatagtctagaggggtcggataagggttgtagaggtggttaaaagaggaagaatcggattttaacaaatttttccggcactacggaaaaactgtgtcgaagtcccaacttcggtgaattatttagggggtcaaacggcctccgatgatgatgcatgttatctctttggaatcctctatgagtgtagaatgttaggtaaaaatttcatcaaatttggagtcctgaaagtggatcaaaaccgggatgaagtaacccactgtcagttcaggttactgttcatccgggtggaaaataggggatttcatgctataatagggtattaagcctagatcaagctaaaagggaccttgtactcatgcaagggagtccctaatacatataaatggtaagttaattaattaaaaagaaaaagaagaaagaaaagaaaagatttagggaatgggggagttgaatcaattaaagttccctatattataattggcacgtagattatagcccttgatacaaaactaaatgtattgtaaatgcatgtcacagttgggcaagaagctagggaacaagaggaagaagtcccctgctgcctactgtaaaattctagaggcgtatcgagccgtgccggattgacaggtgagtgggagtcatgtactttgcactatgagcatccttaattcattttcatgaatgtcgccaagtgtgaattgattccacttgagcatattgattgatattgtagtagattcctctataattttgattctccatgcttgattattctgtacatgcatttgagggaacattgagaggaa encodes the following:
- the LOC103702630 gene encoding uncharacterized protein LOC103702630, translating into MMESGSSAFLRQLSSGGGSEGWDYYYSKGGSKRWGKKGNKERQGMGAMGVGGGGEMMVAKKRVMVVIDESARAKHAMMWALTHVANKGDLLTLLHIVPPQHHHHHHQHHPRGGAGEEAARLANSLGSLCKACKPEVEVEALVIQGPKLATVLSQVRKLEASVLVLSQGKPSPFCCMRRSSSEDFVEQCINKADCLTLAVRKQSKGMGGYLVSTRWQKNFWLLA